One Cucumis melo cultivar AY chromosome 8, USDA_Cmelo_AY_1.0, whole genome shotgun sequence genomic window, ACCACCTCTTAAATTTCttacttccttttctttctttattcatttccttccttttagttattttatatatcttttttcCTCGAAACACAATACAATAATTAACAACTACCTCCATTTCTTATGTTTTGTAGTTTTCGTTGAAAGTATTTAActaaatccttttttttttttaaaaaaaaaacaatttaaatgaagagcttaaaaaaaaacaaactagaGACTCGAGAGGAAGTGAATTATtcatttaatttgtttaattaaaaaaagaaaataaatagtaataaaaagtttttaaaaaatcaataataaataaaaatagcaTAAATAAATAGGCGGAGAGAAGACAGCTGTACCGGATCCACGACGGAGGGCACGACGGACTTGCGAATATtactaacaaaataaaaaaggaaaaagggaaaaaaggaGATAGCCGTTATTAGTTTTCAAACCAAATTATATTTTCCATAAATACAACTGATTAGAACTCCAGTTCGAAGCTGATCAGTTCGAATGAACCAAATAATTTCCATATCGGAAATTATCTAACGGTCTGATTCTGAagatttttttccaaaattgaaCTCTGTTCTTACCTATAAATCAACATTTATATTTCACCTGCACAGAATTATCGAAAACCTAATtaacttcccaatcaaattaACAATGTCTTTTGCTATTTCTAATCCGATTCAATACCGTCTGTATGGCTCCGGCACCGGAGGCAATGGAATATTAGAAGTTAGAATAAGCTTTTTCGAACAAATGATCTCTCTTTCTCCGGTCACCGGACGTCCGCATCAAATCCTCCATCAAACTCCAAGGATTCCATACCACAATGCTCTGGTTTATCTCACTTTACGCCAACTCCAAAGTCCATTGTTCTACATCACTCAATTTCTCTCCTCACTCAACATTCGCCCTGCCGCTTCCCAAAGCATGGCTCGTCAAATCGCTTCCCATATCCTACAAATGCCCGACAGAAACGGAGACAGGAATTTTCATATCATCGCTGAAGTCGATTTCATTCGAGTGATTTGGCTGGAACTGGAAGAGCAATCAATGGGTGCAGGGGCGGAGGAGACGGTTGTGTTCGATGAAGCTCCGCCGGCATTGAAGAGAGGAGTGGGGAAGGCGAGGGGAGAGAGGTTGAAATCGGAAGAAAAGGTTGAGGATTTGGGAGATTGCAGTATCTGTTTGGATGAATTGAGTTGTGAAAAGAGGGAGGTGATAAGGATTCCGTGTGGGCATGTTTATCATGAATCGTGCATCTTCAAGTGGCTTAAGAATCATAATTCTTGTCCTTTGTGTCGAAAGCCATTGCCCCTGAAGGAGGACGAGGAGGACTCAAGCTCATAattcttcaattcttttttgtGGGCTTCTCCGTATTTGACATTGTAATTCACTCATTCTTCGCAAAAGAGAAACCTCTTCGATCCTTGTAATTTTTTACTACTTCTGGTAGTAATGATTTACAACTTTAGCAATGTTAATACTACGCACAAATCCAAATTTTGTAACATTCTCATGACTACATCTTTTTTCTAATCCTAATTACTGTTTTTTCGTAAATAATATTTCATTTGTTGCTCCCTACTTAACAATCTAACCAAATATAAAATTCAAGAACAGAAtaccaaattaaaacaaaaagttAGCCTAACACCAATACTGAGTTAATAATATATACAACATTTATACATGTTACTGTTGAAAAGATAAGTATTATGGTTCACATACCttacaaaagaaacaaaaagggTCAACCATGTTTTTTATCTCTGATGTTTTTTGGTAGATCAATTCCGTTGTCTGTCGTTTTGTAACTAAAAACAATGCTAACCTTTTCTCAACGTTTTAATCACTTGAGCTATATTCATGTAGGATGTATTTGCCTCCCActtaaaaagagtttaaattgaaggaatatataatttatagGGTGTAGTAATATAGGTAGTTTAcgatacatatatattatatttatatatattggcAATCATAATGTATAGGAAAGAATAACAAGAGGGAAAAGAATTTAGTTTTGGTTCGAAGAAAGGGAAACTGACCATGTGATGATGGGAAGCCAGCATTTTGTAGTTAAACTTTCTTCACCAaatggtgttttttttttttttttttatctttcagCTTCATCTTGATCATCTTTTACTACATTTAAagcatctttcttttcttcctcctcactttcttcaatttctttcttcaCTTCTTCCTCCTTTGCTGAATCATACTTATTTTCTTCCTCTGAATCAGAATCTTTATTCTTCATTTCTTCCTCCTTTACATCAGAAGCATTCTTCATTTCTTCCTCTGAATCCGAATCATCCTTCATCTTTCCCTTTGCATTAGAACCATCATTTGTTTCTTCAGTTGAATTCGATAaatcttttgtttctttttcatttgaagtatcatttgtttcttctttttcactaGAAGCATCACTggcttcttcttttttctcagAAGCATCCTtcgtttcttctttttcactaGAAGCATCACTGGCTTCTTTTTTgtcagaagcgtcccttgtttcttcattttcattAGAAACATTGCTggcttcttcttttttgtcagAAGCGTCCTTCGTTTCTTGTTTTTCACTAGAAGCATCATTggcttcttcttttttgtcagAAGCGTCCTTCATTTCTTCGGTTGTCTTAGAAGTGTCTTTCGTTTCTTCAATTACACTAGACATGATGACTTCCCTTTCTTCAATTGCAGTAGTAGATGcatctttcctttcttcttcagTTCCAATTGAGCCATCTTTTGTTTCTTCACTTCCATTAGGCATTTCCTCCTTCCTTTCTTGGATTACATTAGAGGCAGCATCCTTGGCCTCTTCAGTTACATTAGAAGCCTCCTTCTCTTCGTCACTTTTGTCAGAGCTATCCTCCTCGACCTTGCAGATGACTACTAATGGTCCTAGCTGAGATTCCATTTCTTTGATTTTCAAGGTTAACAATCTCAAGTTTTGAAGACCTCTAAGGTGGTCAAGTGATGATGTCTGGAAGAGCCATTAGAAAAGTAATTAGAAAAGATACAAAGACACATGtaattgatgaaaatgaagcTTACGAGTAAAATCATTGTCCTATATGATACACAACGGATAGACTCCAGATTAACTCTTGTCAAATTTTAGGATAAATTTAGTGCCTTGCCTATTCTAAACTTAACAGCTTAACCCACTAGGATGACTCAATTAGCAACATTCAATTGAATCGAAGTATCTATCTTGAAGATTTAATCCAAGTTCTCAACTATATCTTTTCTCTTTATACCTCCTTCCCATTCATACAGGGCCTTGGATTTCATTGTGTGAGGATGTGTGTGATAAGCATACGAATCATGTTCTGACTGTATGAGTACAATAAGAATAGGTATTAAACAGATTGAAagtaacaaaaaataaagtgAATGAAACTCAAATCATTTATAGATTAGGAGAGAAATTATACCACATACTATCTGCACCTAAGGTTTTCCTTCGATTTTACCCAATATAAATGAACGGAAGGATAAAATAAATCACAATGAGGGCATACATGTTTATGGTTACAAGAACAAAGCAATAACTCAAAGAAATATGCATACATACATACAGACACTCAAATTGacactattaattaattacaaaagTAACAACCAAAAACAACAATTACTGAcattaaatttattatcatCCAAATATTATGAGTGAATCAAGCTAATTAACGCTAAATTTGAGTTCACATCCACCCAAAGAGAAAATATAACTCCAGATCACATCTGCACCATTTATTGTCTCATCAAGTCTAGTGCAGTTAAGTATTCAATCATATATAATCGACGTATCTTAACCAGCCAAATATTTAAACCAAAACTAAATCATAAAAGATGCACTCCTTATGATCAAGATGAAGTGTAATTCTGATATTTATGTTCAATGGGAATCGAAAATTCATACAGACAAAGCATACAAAATCTTTATGAGACTAATGCCCATGGAAAATCAATATGCTTATCACAGTCAAAGCATAAATCAAAATGAGCACATTTCATATCAGATCACACTTCAATATATGCATGTTTTCCTCAGTTCGTCTGATAACTTTAGCAGTGATTAAACAAAGTAAATCCCCATTAGAAAAGTTATATATGAATTCAAATAACTTTGCAAAACCACACCTCTTCAAGCTGTTGTCGTCTATGTATAAGAGTCTCTTCATTGGCTTCCTTGTGTATAGAGTGAAGAATGTGGAGCAAATGAGAATCAAAACTCTCTGAACAATGTTGCGCTATCAAACAATACGGAACAGGGGATTGGCAACCCAAATTATGGAACGGGCAATTCACAAGCTTCATTGGACAAACAGTAATGCAATGGCGGTCCATTTCACGTCTCATAATAAAGGCAGAACACTTCTGTTCACATAAAATTATCTTGAAGGGGCAAATGGAATCATGCTGTTCTGCGTGGCTTGCACAAAATCTTGAAGTACAGCCTTCATTTGTGCAAGTTAAAGACCTAAAGCCACAGTTTTCAACATGCTCAGCTAGTTCTTCTACAGAGTGAAATTTCTTATCACAATGAAACTCACTCTTAAAATCTACATTCTTAAGCAAAGTTTGAGCAATTGCTTCTCTCCTATCAAGTGGCCAAAAGCCATTAACATCCATTTCTTGAACAAAATCATCTATCTTATCCTCTCTTTTCTCACTTAGAATCCATCCTGAAACTCTACTAAACAAATTTCTCTTGGTAGCAGCAAAATCATCAACAAAATCAGAGACAATGTCGTAAGGGTGATCAGATACCTCAGCTTCTGAGGGATTATCTAAAATTACAGATTCGGCAACGCAAGTTTCGCTCCTCATTGTAAGATAATCCACCATTTCTTTCCTGATATCGGCAGCCACCGAACCAGGGGTTCGAAAGATATCGCCACTGGTATTATCGACACAAGCGGTGGACAATCCAGGAAGAAGAACCTGAGCAAGTTTATGAACAATTTCTGCATCGCAAAGCTCGCAATGAATGAAAGGCTCTTTGATCTCTTCATCCTCAATCTTCTCCGGTACGATTTCTTTGTCCGTGGTGGGAAGATCCACATTAGGAGATTCCTAAAACACAAAGATAATTGTTGTTGACCGTTAAAACGTGAAATTCGAGGAAGCAATTGAAATTAAAGATACATTCAGAGAAGAATACCGCGTCCATTTTGACAAAAAACCTTTTGGTTCTTCTTCTTCAGAGAAATTGTTGCGATTGAGAGGAAGGATCGAAACGGGAGATTGATTGGAAAATTGTTGAATATGTccgaagaagagagagagagggagagggaaACAAAAGAAAGCTTGAAATTCAGATTTCAATGGCGGATTAAAATTTAGAATGGGTCAATCAAACGTGGCCTTTTTTAAAGGTTCTCAAAGTcgttatatataaatatatattttttttttaaaaaaaaatcagtttGAAACTCCCCTTATTTTCGACAAGTAACCTCCTAATAATCTCAATCAAGCTCATGTTATGAGTTTAGTTGTTGTTATATAGTTATGAGTGTGTTCTAATTTTGGgctcttatattttatttactaTATGGAACATTCCACCATTGCTGCCGCCTCCTGGTCTCTATCTCCGTTTGAGCACTCTTTCGCACAAACACTTCCAATTTCTTTGCCTTcagaatcatcatcatcatcatcatctccaACATAACATATTCTCACATCGCTCCAACCAACACTTTCTTCAAAATGAAGGATTTGAACATCTTTGACTCCTGCTACATCTCACAACAAGGAATTGGAGAATAAAATGATTTAGACGTTTCTATCGATGACTAATCTTTTCATTGTATTTTATTCCTAGTAAGTTATATGTAACTATATTATTGATTATCTTACACAAAATTGAAACAGCATGTCCATATCTAGTTTATATAACAATTACAAAAGTACATATTTATGGTACTCCAATgttgtatatataaataaaaacttCAACAATGATCATATGCTTCCTCATAAAACACCAAAGGCATTACATTACACCAAAAATTAAGTAACTTCAATTgaaaatcaaaatcaataaaataaaataggaaaGTTGAACAAATCCTGTATTTACCACCGATTGTTGAGTACACTAAGAAATACCATGCCCCAAACATCAATCAAAAAGTCTCCTAGAAAGGTGTGTGAATTTGGATATACAGAAACAAGTCATGGAGCAAGAGATCTTCAGCTTGAAACCGAACTATGCTCTGCACCCAAGAAGGTTGCATCGTGAAGGTTCGTTGTCGAGCTGATCAGTTGAAGGGCCTTGGCGACTTCGAGCATCGAAGGTCGTTTTTCAGGTATCAAAGAAGTGCATTGGAGGGCAATGTCTAGAGCTTCCAGCATCTGTTGTCGAGAATGTTCTGAGACGCTCGGGTCCAGGACTTGGGAAGCTCCATTGGCTATGTTCACCTTCCTTCTCACCCACTGAACGACATCGAGAGAGTCCTCTGTTGATTCCAATCGCTCGGCTTGCCTACCAGTCAAGAGTTCTAGCAACACTACACCAAAGCTGTACACATCCATTTGCTCTGTTGCttttttgttgtatttatatTCTGTATTAAAAATGATAATTGAAATATGACTCTTTAGATACCACTTCACTTACCCTTGAATACTATACTAGGAACATACTTTGAACAATGACTTATGGATCTTAGTAGAAAATAAACTCAGTTCGGTTACTCTGAAATCAAGCCATGTTTGATAACCAttagaattttcattttctgtttttaaaaattgaactaTTTCCTCCTAATTTCTTACCATGGTTTTCATATCTCTTAAGCAGAAGGGTTAAATTcttaaccaaattttaaaaagaaaaaaaaactactttattctaattttgaaaacttcgacttggttttttaaa contains:
- the LOC103486171 gene encoding uncharacterized protein LOC103486171 isoform X1 produces the protein MDAESPNVDLPTTDKEIVPEKIEDEEIKEPFIHCELCDAEIVHKLAQVLLPGLSTACVDNTSGDIFRTPGSVAADIRKEMVDYLTMRSETCVAESVILDNPSEAEVSDHPYDIVSDFVDDFAATKRNLFSRVSGWILSEKREDKIDDFVQEMDVNGFWPLDRREAIAQTLLKNVDFKSEFHCDKKFHSVEELAEHVENCGFRSLTCTNEGCTSRFCASHAEQHDSICPFKIILCEQKCSAFIMRREMDRHCITVCPMKLVNCPFHNLGCQSPVPYCLIAQHCSESFDSHLLHILHSIHKEANEETLIHRRQQLEETSSLDHLRGLQNLRLLTLKIKEMESQLGPLVVICKVEEDSSDKSDEEKEASNVTEEAKDAASNVIQERKEEMPNGSEETKDGSIGTEEERKDASTTAIEEREVIMSSVIEETKDTSKTTEEMKDASDKKEEANDASSEKQETKDASDKKEEASNVSNENEETRDASDKKEASDASSEKEETKDASEKKEEASDASSEKEETNDTSNEKETKDLSNSTEETNDGSNAKGKMKDDSDSEEEMKNASDVKEEEMKNKDSDSEEENKYDSAKEEEVKKEIEESEEEEKKDALNVVKDDQDEAER
- the LOC107990564 gene encoding uncharacterized protein LOC107990564 → MSFAISNPIQYRLYGSGTGGNGILEVRISFFEQMISLSPVTGRPHQILHQTPRIPYHNALVYLTLRQLQSPLFYITQFLSSLNIRPAASQSMARQIASHILQMPDRNGDRNFHIIAEVDFIRVIWLELEEQSMGAGAEETVVFDEAPPALKRGVGKARGERLKSEEKVEDLGDCSICLDELSCEKREVIRIPCGHVYHESCIFKWLKNHNSCPLCRKPLPLKEDEEDSSS
- the LOC103486171 gene encoding uncharacterized protein LOC103486171 isoform X2, which codes for MVDYLTMRSETCVAESVILDNPSEAEVSDHPYDIVSDFVDDFAATKRNLFSRVSGWILSEKREDKIDDFVQEMDVNGFWPLDRREAIAQTLLKNVDFKSEFHCDKKFHSVEELAEHVENCGFRSLTCTNEGCTSRFCASHAEQHDSICPFKIILCEQKCSAFIMRREMDRHCITVCPMKLVNCPFHNLGCQSPVPYCLIAQHCSESFDSHLLHILHSIHKEANEETLIHRRQQLEETSSLDHLRGLQNLRLLTLKIKEMESQLGPLVVICKVEEDSSDKSDEEKEASNVTEEAKDAASNVIQERKEEMPNGSEETKDGSIGTEEERKDASTTAIEEREVIMSSVIEETKDTSKTTEEMKDASDKKEEANDASSEKQETKDASDKKEEASNVSNENEETRDASDKKEASDASSEKEETKDASEKKEEASDASSEKEETNDTSNEKETKDLSNSTEETNDGSNAKGKMKDDSDSEEEMKNASDVKEEEMKNKDSDSEEENKYDSAKEEEVKKEIEESEEEEKKDALNVVKDDQDEAER